A DNA window from Bradyrhizobium barranii subsp. barranii contains the following coding sequences:
- a CDS encoding response regulator transcription factor gives MSAPSTHLVIADDHPLFRDALRQAVAGVLTSARIDEAGSFEDLTKLLEQTSDVDLVLLDLSMPGISGFSGLIYLRAQYPAIPVVIVSASDDSATIRRSLDFGASGFIPKRFGVETLRDAILKVMEGDVWVPSDTDLSAAADPDMTRLRDRLVTLTPQQVRVLMMLSEGLLNKQIAYELGVSEATIKAHVSAILQKLGVESRTQAVIAAAKIAGGQWKQGTPTG, from the coding sequence ATGAGCGCTCCTTCGACCCATCTCGTCATTGCCGATGACCATCCCCTGTTCCGCGACGCGTTGCGGCAAGCGGTGGCGGGCGTCCTGACCTCGGCCAGGATCGACGAGGCCGGATCGTTCGAGGATCTCACCAAGCTGCTGGAACAGACATCCGACGTCGATCTGGTCCTGCTCGACCTCTCGATGCCCGGGATCTCCGGCTTTTCAGGGCTGATCTATCTGCGTGCGCAGTATCCGGCCATCCCGGTGGTGATCGTCTCGGCCTCCGACGACAGCGCCACGATTCGCCGCTCGCTCGATTTCGGCGCCTCCGGCTTCATCCCGAAGCGATTCGGCGTCGAGACCTTGCGCGACGCGATCCTCAAGGTGATGGAGGGGGACGTCTGGGTTCCCAGCGACACCGATCTATCGGCCGCCGCCGATCCCGACATGACGCGCCTGCGCGACCGCCTGGTGACGCTGACGCCGCAGCAGGTCCGGGTCTTGATGATGCTGTCGGAAGGGCTGCTCAACAAGCAGATCGCCTACGAGCTCGGCGTCTCCGAAGCCACTATCAAGGCGCATGTCTCGGCGATCCTGCAAAAGCTCGGCGTCGAGAGCCGCACCCAGGCGGTGATTGCCGCGGCGAAGATCGCCGGCGGCCAGTGGAAGCAGGGCACCCCGACGGGATAA
- a CDS encoding MFS transporter, with protein sequence MTKDERFVILASSLGTVFEWYDFYLYGSLAGIIGAQFFSAYPPATRDIFALLAFAAGFLVRPFGAIVFGRVGDIVGRKYTFLVTILIMGLSTFIVGLLPNAATIGIAAPIILIALRLAQGLALGGEYGGAATYVAEHAPNGKRGYYTSFIQTTATLGLFLSLLVILFTRSAIGEADFAAWGWRIPFLVSVLLLGISVWIRLRLSESPIFQKMKDEGKSSKAPLTEAFGNWQNGKLVLLALLGGVMGQGVVWYTGQFYALFFLQSILKVDGYTANLLIAWSLLLGTGFFIVFGVLSDKIGRKPIILGGCLIAALTFFPIFKMITTNANPALEKAIESVKVDVVADPAGCGDLFNPVGTRVFSAPCDTARAYLSGASVKYSTSSGPAGSGVKVVVNGKDIAYANAKDGNPALLAAVQAAGYPKPGDAGIVKMSHPFDIFRPQVAATVGLLFILVIFVTMVYGPIAAMLVELFPTRIRYTSMSLPYHIGNGWFGGLLPATAFAIVASTGDIYAGLWYPVIFASITVVIGFFFLPETKDVDIKAT encoded by the coding sequence ATGACGAAGGACGAACGGTTCGTCATTCTCGCCTCCTCGCTCGGTACCGTCTTCGAGTGGTACGACTTCTACCTCTACGGTTCGCTGGCCGGCATCATCGGCGCGCAGTTCTTCTCGGCCTATCCGCCGGCAACCCGCGACATCTTCGCGCTGCTGGCCTTCGCCGCGGGCTTCCTCGTCCGTCCGTTCGGCGCCATCGTGTTCGGACGCGTCGGCGACATCGTCGGCCGCAAATACACCTTCCTCGTCACCATCCTGATCATGGGTCTGTCGACCTTCATCGTCGGCCTGCTGCCCAATGCGGCGACCATCGGCATCGCGGCCCCGATCATCCTGATCGCGCTGCGCCTCGCCCAGGGCCTGGCGCTCGGCGGTGAATATGGCGGTGCGGCGACCTATGTCGCGGAGCACGCGCCGAACGGCAAGCGCGGCTACTACACCTCGTTCATTCAGACGACGGCCACGCTCGGCCTGTTCCTGTCGCTGCTGGTGATCCTGTTCACCCGCAGCGCGATCGGCGAGGCCGATTTCGCGGCCTGGGGCTGGCGCATCCCGTTCCTGGTCTCGGTGCTGCTGCTCGGCATCTCGGTCTGGATCCGGCTCCGCCTCAGCGAATCCCCGATCTTCCAGAAGATGAAGGACGAGGGGAAGAGCTCGAAGGCGCCGCTGACGGAAGCCTTCGGCAACTGGCAGAACGGCAAGCTCGTTCTGCTCGCGCTACTCGGCGGCGTGATGGGCCAGGGCGTGGTCTGGTACACCGGCCAGTTCTACGCGCTGTTCTTCCTGCAATCGATCCTGAAGGTCGACGGCTATACCGCCAACCTGCTGATCGCCTGGTCGCTGCTGCTCGGCACCGGCTTCTTCATCGTGTTCGGCGTGCTCTCCGACAAGATCGGCCGCAAGCCGATTATCCTCGGCGGCTGTCTGATCGCGGCGCTGACCTTCTTCCCGATCTTCAAGATGATCACCACCAACGCCAACCCGGCGCTGGAAAAGGCGATCGAGTCGGTCAAGGTCGACGTGGTGGCGGATCCCGCGGGTTGCGGCGACCTGTTCAACCCGGTCGGCACCCGCGTCTTCAGCGCGCCCTGCGACACCGCACGCGCCTACCTGTCGGGCGCGTCGGTCAAGTACTCGACCTCTTCCGGCCCGGCCGGCTCCGGCGTGAAGGTGGTGGTCAACGGCAAGGACATCGCCTACGCCAACGCCAAGGACGGCAATCCCGCGCTGCTCGCCGCAGTGCAGGCAGCCGGCTATCCGAAGCCGGGCGATGCGGGCATCGTGAAGATGTCGCATCCGTTCGACATCTTCCGTCCGCAGGTGGCCGCGACCGTCGGGCTGCTGTTCATCCTGGTGATCTTCGTCACCATGGTGTACGGCCCGATCGCCGCGATGCTGGTCGAACTGTTCCCGACCCGCATTCGCTACACCTCGATGTCGCTGCCCTACCACATTGGTAACGGCTGGTTCGGCGGCCTGCTGCCCGCGACCGCGTTCGCGATCGTGGCCTCGACCGGCGATATCTATGCGGGTCTCTGGTATCCGGTCATCTTCGCATCGATTACCGTCGTGATCGGCTTCTTCTTCCTGCCCGAGACCAAGGACGTCGACATCAAGGCGACCTGA
- a CDS encoding secondary thiamine-phosphate synthase enzyme YjbQ yields the protein MTSGKSVTRSAPSSVQVTTVASSLLTVQTPGRGFTDLTSEAAKFINEVQARDGALTLFIRHTSASLTIQENADPSVLVDLTTALSRLAPENAGWTHDTEGPDDMPAHVKTMLTQTSLQVPILNGKLALGTWQAIYLIEHRKRPHRREVVLQFIGSNH from the coding sequence ATGACATCAGGCAAATCCGTCACGCGCTCGGCGCCATCGTCGGTGCAAGTCACCACCGTCGCATCGTCACTGCTGACCGTGCAGACGCCCGGCCGCGGCTTCACCGATCTCACCAGCGAAGCCGCGAAGTTCATCAATGAGGTTCAGGCGCGCGATGGCGCGCTGACGCTGTTCATCCGGCACACCTCGGCGTCGCTGACGATCCAGGAGAACGCCGATCCGTCCGTGCTCGTCGATCTCACCACGGCACTGTCGCGGCTCGCGCCTGAGAACGCCGGCTGGACCCACGACACCGAGGGACCGGACGACATGCCGGCGCACGTCAAGACCATGCTGACGCAGACCTCGCTTCAGGTCCCGATCCTGAACGGCAAGCTCGCGCTCGGTACGTGGCAGGCGATCTACCTGATCGAGCACCGCAAGCGCCCGCACCGGCGCGAGGTGGTGCTGCAATTCATCGGCAGCAATCACTGA
- a CDS encoding AtpZ/AtpI family protein, translating to MTQGTGHGENGDRDRSSEEAALSERLGNLDQRLSEFRDRRIKTEQPAGDGEDRAARASAMALGFRLSSELVAGVVVGAGIGWGFDRLLSTSPFGFIVFLLLGFVAGVVNVVRTAGAGQNRRGDS from the coding sequence ATGACACAGGGCACGGGACACGGCGAGAATGGGGATCGCGATAGATCGTCCGAGGAAGCTGCGCTTTCCGAACGGCTCGGGAATCTTGATCAGCGGTTGTCCGAATTCCGGGACCGACGAATCAAGACCGAGCAACCCGCAGGTGACGGTGAAGACAGAGCGGCCAGAGCTTCGGCGATGGCGCTTGGTTTCCGGTTATCCTCCGAGTTGGTCGCCGGGGTCGTTGTCGGAGCGGGGATTGGCTGGGGTTTCGACCGCTTGCTGTCGACGTCGCCTTTCGGATTTATCGTGTTCCTGCTGCTGGGCTTCGTGGCCGGCGTGGTGAATGTGGTGAGAACGGCAGGCGCGGGTCAAAACAGGCGCGGTGATTCTTAA
- a CDS encoding F0F1 ATP synthase subunit A: MKIDPIHQFNIEPLFTLGHIGNHTIAFTNSSLYMLVAVAIISFLMLASGTQLVPGRLQSVAEISYEFVASTIRSTAGAEGMKFFPLIFSLFMFICVSNLVGIIPYTFTISSHLIVTAALALLVFFTVLIYGVAKNGLKFFSIFVPHGVPGYILPLVMFIEILSFFLRPVSHSVRLFANMLAGHIALKVFAGFVAMLGFSLGALGWVGGVLPLALTVALYALEILVAFLQAYVFAILTCIYLNDAIHPGH, translated from the coding sequence ATGAAAATCGACCCGATCCACCAGTTCAACATCGAGCCTCTCTTCACCCTGGGCCATATCGGCAATCACACGATCGCCTTCACCAATTCGTCGCTCTACATGCTGGTGGCGGTGGCGATCATCTCGTTCCTGATGCTTGCCAGTGGCACGCAGCTGGTTCCCGGGCGCCTCCAGTCGGTCGCCGAGATCTCCTACGAATTCGTCGCCTCGACCATCCGTTCGACGGCCGGCGCGGAAGGCATGAAGTTCTTCCCGCTGATCTTCTCGCTGTTCATGTTCATCTGCGTCTCGAACCTGGTCGGCATCATCCCCTATACCTTCACGATCTCGAGCCATCTGATCGTGACGGCCGCGCTCGCGCTTTTGGTCTTCTTCACCGTGTTGATCTACGGCGTTGCCAAGAACGGCCTGAAATTCTTCTCGATCTTCGTGCCTCACGGCGTCCCCGGCTACATCCTGCCGCTGGTGATGTTCATCGAGATCCTGTCGTTCTTCCTGCGGCCGGTCTCCCACAGCGTCCGTCTGTTCGCCAACATGCTGGCCGGCCACATCGCGCTCAAGGTTTTCGCGGGCTTCGTCGCCATGCTCGGCTTCTCGCTCGGCGCGCTCGGCTGGGTCGGCGGCGTGCTGCCGCTGGCGCTCACGGTCGCGCTGTACGCTCTCGAGATTCTGGTCGCGTTCCTGCAGGCCTATGTGTTTGCGATCCTGACCTGCATCTACCTGAACGACGCCATTCATCCGGGACACTGA
- a CDS encoding F0F1 ATP synthase subunit C codes for MDPAAAKLIGAGIACIGMGGAGVGVGVIFGNYLAAAVRNPSAAQGQFGNLIFGFAVTEALGIFSLLIALLLLFVPL; via the coding sequence ATGGATCCGGCAGCAGCAAAACTTATCGGCGCGGGCATCGCATGCATCGGCATGGGCGGCGCGGGCGTCGGCGTGGGCGTGATCTTCGGCAACTACCTTGCCGCAGCCGTTCGCAATCCGTCGGCCGCTCAGGGCCAGTTCGGCAACCTGATCTTCGGCTTCGCCGTGACCGAAGCGCTTGGCATTTTCTCGCTGCTGATCGCGCTGCTGCTGCTGTTCGTTCCGCTCTGA
- a CDS encoding F0F1 ATP synthase subunit B family protein: protein MAESHGGAKSPAAGAHTESEGGHGGGFPPFESGTYASQLVSLAIFFVALYVIVSKLALPRVGGAIEARQNKIEGDLAEAQKLKDQSDAALKAYEGELASARSRAQAIGNESRDKANAQAEAERKALEEQLAVKLAEAEKTIASTRTTAMSNVRGIAADAAGQIVQQLTGIVPDAASVSTAVDASLKG, encoded by the coding sequence ATGGCTGAGAGTCATGGCGGGGCGAAAAGTCCGGCGGCGGGCGCCCACACCGAGTCCGAAGGCGGTCACGGTGGCGGTTTTCCGCCTTTCGAGAGCGGCACCTATGCTTCACAGCTGGTGTCACTCGCGATCTTCTTCGTCGCGCTTTACGTGATCGTGTCCAAGCTCGCTCTGCCGCGCGTCGGCGGTGCGATCGAGGCACGTCAAAACAAGATCGAGGGTGACCTCGCCGAAGCGCAGAAGCTGAAGGACCAGTCCGACGCGGCGCTGAAGGCCTATGAGGGTGAGCTTGCTTCGGCACGTTCGCGCGCGCAGGCGATCGGCAACGAATCCCGCGACAAGGCGAATGCGCAGGCGGAAGCCGAGCGCAAGGCGCTTGAAGAGCAACTGGCGGTCAAGCTCGCCGAGGCGGAAAAGACCATCGCCTCGACCCGCACGACGGCCATGAGCAACGTCCGCGGCATCGCGGCCGATGCGGCAGGCCAGATCGTGCAGCAGCTCACCGGTATCGTTCCGGACGCAGCCTCGGTCAGCACTGCCGTTGACGCGTCCTTGAAGGGTTAG
- a CDS encoding F0F1 ATP synthase subunit B family protein, with protein sequence MFFDPETWVAIAFVILMVLFGYLGVFKKVTTALDHRADRIKAELDDATRLKQEAAKVLADYKARSATAEREAADIIANAKSEAERIATEAKAKMEDFVARRTKTAESKIALAEAQAVADVRAAAAEAAVQAASTILSQSVKGQVADDLLAKGINEVRRKLN encoded by the coding sequence ATGTTCTTCGATCCTGAAACCTGGGTCGCCATCGCCTTCGTGATCCTGATGGTCCTGTTCGGCTATCTCGGGGTCTTCAAGAAGGTGACGACTGCGCTCGACCATCGCGCCGACCGCATCAAGGCCGAGCTCGACGACGCGACGCGCCTCAAGCAGGAAGCGGCCAAGGTGCTCGCCGACTACAAGGCGCGCAGTGCCACGGCCGAGCGCGAGGCTGCCGACATCATCGCCAACGCCAAGTCCGAAGCCGAGCGCATCGCGACCGAGGCCAAGGCGAAGATGGAAGACTTCGTCGCCCGCCGCACCAAGACCGCGGAGAGCAAGATCGCGCTCGCCGAGGCCCAGGCGGTGGCCGATGTCCGCGCCGCAGCCGCGGAAGCCGCCGTCCAGGCCGCCTCCACGATCCTGTCGCAGTCGGTCAAGGGCCAGGTCGCCGATGACCTGCTCGCCAAGGGCATCAACGAGGTTCGGCGGAAGCTGAACTGA
- a CDS encoding GNAT family N-acetyltransferase codes for MALFRLPSSGPAALAPRGNGLLLRAPQMSDFIQWAHLRESSRDYLTPWEPIWPSDDLTRSGFRRRLRRYSEDIAADRSYPFLIFRELDGAMVGGITLANVRRGIVQAGTIGYWVGKPHAHRGYMTAALRVLLPTLFGELNLHRVEAACIPTNASSIRVLEKCGFSREGLARRYLCINGVWQDHLLFGLLHEDFRG; via the coding sequence ATGGCCCTGTTTCGCCTGCCATCCAGTGGACCCGCCGCCCTCGCGCCGCGCGGCAACGGGCTATTGCTGCGCGCACCGCAGATGTCGGACTTCATACAGTGGGCCCATTTGCGCGAGTCCAGCCGCGATTACCTGACGCCCTGGGAGCCGATCTGGCCGTCCGACGACCTGACCCGGTCCGGCTTCCGCCGCCGCCTGCGGCGCTATTCCGAGGACATCGCCGCGGACCGCTCCTATCCCTTCCTGATCTTCCGTGAGCTCGATGGCGCCATGGTTGGCGGCATCACGCTCGCCAATGTCCGCCGTGGCATCGTCCAGGCCGGCACCATCGGCTACTGGGTCGGCAAGCCTCATGCCCATCGCGGCTACATGACGGCGGCGCTGCGGGTGTTGCTGCCGACGCTGTTCGGGGAGCTCAATCTGCACCGGGTCGAGGCCGCCTGCATCCCGACCAATGCGTCGTCGATCCGGGTGCTGGAGAAGTGCGGCTTCTCCCGCGAGGGCCTGGCGCGCCGCTATCTCTGCATCAACGGGGTCTGGCAGGACCACCTGCTGTTCGGCCTGCTGCACGAGGATTTCCGCGGCTGA
- a CDS encoding M16 family metallopeptidase: MSVEMSKLASGLTVVTDEMPHLETAALGVWAGVGGRDEKPNEHGISHLLEHMAFKGTTKRSSREIVEEIEAVGGDLNAGTSTETTSYYARVLKADVPLALDVLADILANPAFEPDELEREKNVIVQEIGAAQDTPDDVVFEHLNELCYPDQPMGRSLLGTAKTLRTFNRDMLRGYLSTHYRGPDMVVAAAGAVNHKQVVAEVEKCFASFEGTPGPKPQAAQFGKGGAKVVHRELEQAHLTLALEGVPQSDLSLFSLQVFTNILGGGMSSRLFQEVREKRGLCYSIYSFHAPYTDTGFFGLYTGTDPADAPEMMEVVVDIMNDSVETLTEAEIARAKAQMKAGLLMALESCSSRAEQLARHVLAYGRPQTVEELVARIDAVSVESTRDAARALLSRSRPAVVALGSGRGLDTAVSFAEGLTRARAKARLH, translated from the coding sequence ATGAGTGTCGAGATGTCCAAGCTTGCCTCCGGCCTGACCGTCGTCACCGACGAGATGCCCCATCTTGAGACCGCGGCGCTCGGCGTCTGGGCCGGCGTTGGCGGGCGCGACGAGAAGCCGAACGAGCACGGCATCTCGCATCTGCTCGAGCACATGGCGTTCAAGGGCACGACCAAGCGCTCCTCGCGCGAGATCGTCGAGGAGATCGAGGCGGTCGGCGGCGACCTCAATGCCGGCACCTCGACCGAGACCACGTCCTATTATGCGCGGGTGCTGAAGGCCGACGTGCCGCTCGCGCTCGACGTGCTCGCCGACATCCTCGCCAATCCCGCTTTCGAGCCCGACGAGCTCGAGCGCGAGAAGAACGTCATCGTGCAGGAGATCGGTGCCGCGCAGGACACGCCCGACGACGTCGTGTTCGAGCATCTCAACGAGCTCTGCTATCCCGACCAGCCGATGGGCCGCTCGCTGCTTGGCACCGCCAAGACCCTGCGCACCTTCAATCGCGACATGCTGCGCGGCTATCTGTCGACGCATTATCGCGGCCCCGACATGGTCGTGGCGGCAGCCGGCGCGGTCAATCACAAGCAGGTCGTCGCCGAGGTCGAGAAGTGCTTTGCGAGCTTCGAAGGGACGCCGGGTCCGAAGCCGCAAGCCGCTCAGTTCGGCAAGGGCGGCGCCAAGGTGGTGCATCGCGAGCTCGAGCAGGCGCATCTGACGCTGGCGCTGGAAGGCGTGCCGCAGAGCGATCTGTCGTTGTTCTCGCTCCAGGTCTTCACCAACATCCTCGGCGGCGGGATGTCGTCACGGCTGTTCCAGGAGGTGCGCGAGAAGCGCGGCCTCTGCTACTCCATCTACTCGTTCCACGCGCCCTACACCGACACGGGCTTCTTTGGTCTCTACACCGGCACCGATCCGGCCGACGCGCCGGAGATGATGGAGGTCGTGGTCGACATCATGAATGATTCGGTGGAGACGCTGACCGAGGCCGAGATCGCGCGGGCCAAGGCGCAGATGAAGGCGGGCCTCCTGATGGCGCTGGAGAGCTGCTCGTCCCGCGCCGAGCAGCTGGCCCGGCATGTGCTGGCCTATGGCCGGCCGCAGACGGTCGAGGAACTGGTGGCCCGGATCGACGCCGTCAGCGTCGAATCGACCCGGGATGCCGCGCGTGCGCTGCTTTCGCGGAGCCGCCCTGCAGTTGTCGCATTGGGCAGTGGCAGGGGTCTGGACACGGCGGTGTCTTTTGCGGAAGGATTGACCCGGGCACGTGCCAAGGCGCGGCTGCATTAG
- the thrC gene encoding threonine synthase, with translation MTRYISTRGEAPELGFCDVMLTGLARDGGLYVPVTWPQLSTEAIAGFFGRPYWEVAVDVIRPFAGGEISDAELGRMANEAYATFRHPAVVPLRQMTPHQFVLELFHGPTLAFKDVAMQLISRLMDHVLAKRGQRTTIVVATSGDTGGAAVDAFAGLENVDLIVLFPNGRISDVQRRMMTTTGAANVHALAIEGNFDDCQALVKGMFNNHRFRDATSLSGVNSINWARIVAQVVYYFTSAVAAGTPARTVDFVVPTGNFGDIFAGYVAKRMGLPVRTLRIAANVNDILARTLKTGIYEVREVHATASPSMDIQISSNFERLLFEAGRRDAAGVRRLMDSLKQSGRFVLPDAMLAAIREEFDAGRADETETAAAIRAAWREAGELVDPHTAVALAVADRDTTDTTVPSIVLSTAHPAKFPDAVEAACGQRPQLPAWLDGLMTKSEHMKVMKNDQAEVERFVLSVSRAAKQGVAG, from the coding sequence TTGACTCGCTATATCTCGACCCGGGGCGAGGCCCCAGAACTCGGCTTCTGCGACGTGATGCTGACTGGGCTTGCCCGTGACGGCGGCCTGTATGTGCCGGTGACCTGGCCGCAGCTCTCGACCGAGGCCATCGCTGGCTTCTTCGGCCGCCCCTATTGGGAGGTCGCAGTCGACGTGATCCGTCCGTTCGCCGGCGGCGAGATTTCGGATGCCGAACTCGGCCGCATGGCGAACGAGGCCTATGCCACCTTCCGCCATCCGGCGGTGGTGCCGCTGCGCCAGATGACGCCGCATCAATTCGTGCTGGAGCTGTTCCACGGCCCGACGCTCGCCTTCAAGGACGTGGCGATGCAGCTGATCTCGCGGCTGATGGACCACGTGCTCGCCAAGCGCGGCCAGCGCACCACCATCGTGGTCGCGACCTCCGGCGACACCGGTGGCGCCGCGGTCGACGCGTTCGCGGGCCTGGAGAATGTCGATCTCATCGTGCTGTTTCCGAACGGCCGCATCTCCGATGTGCAGCGGCGGATGATGACGACGACGGGCGCGGCCAACGTCCATGCACTCGCCATCGAGGGCAATTTCGACGACTGCCAGGCGCTCGTGAAGGGGATGTTCAACAACCATCGCTTCCGCGATGCGACCTCGCTCTCCGGCGTCAATTCCATCAACTGGGCGCGCATCGTCGCCCAGGTGGTCTACTACTTCACCTCCGCCGTCGCCGCCGGCACGCCGGCGCGCACGGTGGATTTCGTCGTGCCGACCGGAAATTTCGGCGACATCTTTGCCGGTTATGTCGCCAAGCGCATGGGGCTGCCGGTGCGCACGCTGCGCATCGCCGCCAACGTCAACGACATCCTGGCGCGCACGCTCAAGACCGGGATCTACGAGGTGCGCGAGGTGCATGCCACCGCGTCGCCATCGATGGACATCCAGATCTCCTCGAATTTCGAGCGGCTGCTGTTCGAGGCCGGCCGGCGCGATGCGGCCGGCGTGCGCCGTCTGATGGACTCGCTGAAGCAGTCGGGGCGCTTCGTGTTGCCTGACGCGATGCTGGCCGCAATCCGTGAAGAATTCGACGCCGGCCGGGCCGATGAGACCGAAACCGCAGCCGCGATCCGCGCCGCCTGGCGCGAGGCGGGCGAGCTGGTCGATCCCCATACCGCGGTCGCGCTTGCTGTCGCCGACCGCGACACCACCGACACGACGGTGCCGAGCATCGTGCTCTCCACCGCCCATCCGGCCAAATTCCCCGATGCGGTCGAGGCAGCCTGCGGCCAGCGGCCGCAATTGCCCGCCTGGCTCGACGGTCTCATGACCAAATCCGAACACATGAAGGTGATGAAGAACGATCAGGCCGAGGTCGAGCGGTTCGTGCTGTCGGTCAGCCGGGCCGCAAAACAGGGAGTTGCCGGATGA
- a CDS encoding response regulator transcription factor yields MQDTAKPATRVLIVDDHPVVLSGCRTLFASDHSIRIDEATDAKSGHRAYISKRPDVTVIDISLPDVSGFELMRRIRKDDPDAKIIMFSMNDDPAFVVRAVELGAQGYVSKGDDPRILLKAVRKVVAGDNFISPQLAEAVTFSGAAIKANPASQMTPRELEILRLLGRGDKIVEVAEALGISYKTVANTTSLLKQKLGAKNHSDLIRIAVEIGMS; encoded by the coding sequence ATGCAAGATACCGCCAAACCAGCGACCCGAGTTCTGATCGTCGACGACCATCCCGTGGTGCTGTCAGGATGCCGCACCCTTTTCGCGTCCGACCACTCGATCCGTATCGACGAGGCGACCGACGCCAAATCCGGGCATCGCGCCTATATCAGCAAGCGGCCCGACGTCACCGTCATCGACATCAGCCTGCCCGACGTCTCCGGCTTCGAGCTGATGCGGCGGATCCGCAAGGACGACCCTGATGCCAAGATCATCATGTTCAGCATGAACGACGATCCGGCCTTCGTGGTGCGGGCGGTCGAGCTTGGCGCGCAGGGCTATGTCTCCAAGGGCGACGATCCCCGGATTCTGCTCAAGGCGGTGCGCAAGGTGGTCGCCGGCGACAATTTCATCTCGCCGCAGCTCGCGGAGGCGGTCACGTTCTCCGGTGCGGCGATCAAGGCCAATCCGGCCTCGCAGATGACGCCGCGGGAGCTCGAAATTCTCCGCCTGCTTGGCCGTGGCGACAAGATCGTCGAGGTCGCCGAGGCGCTCGGCATCTCCTACAAGACGGTTGCCAACACCACGTCCCTGCTCAAGCAGAAGCTCGGCGCCAAGAACCATTCCGACCTGATCAGGATCGCGGTCGAAATCGGGATGAGCTGA
- a CDS encoding histidine kinase — translation MWQRLSFRTQLFLPLGLSFLAALVMGGVLLQTFAAGQLADENEPGRRSTRTVAEALNNSLRASDDPRKILDAFVHSLDSSSDIRFRSMEAGPAPSPKDGLRDLHGVPHWFVDLIAIPEMDAASPVIIDGRRVGDIVFMPDLSADLFEKWVGFLALTSLIAVLMMLTGTIAYLFAGSVLRPLQDLGAGLTRIRRGDYATPIPVAGPQEIRQSCEEANALAMTLAQLSQDNRDLLHRLVSLQDDERRDLARELHDELGPLLFGIRASTIALSEALPAGNLGNPAQEVMRSVEALQQTNRRILDRLRPLYIEELGLETSVQTLLQNFRRQAPHISLTVTIDPGLNEIDRPLAQTVYRLIQEALTNVLRHAGANNVHVLATMAGKVLTIEISDDGGGFPADNVFGRGLTGMHERVRALSGSLSLLRADERTYVRCRLPVETARDEPAAG, via the coding sequence ATGTGGCAGCGGCTCTCATTCAGAACACAATTGTTTCTTCCCCTCGGCTTGAGCTTCCTCGCCGCGCTGGTCATGGGCGGCGTGCTGCTCCAGACCTTCGCGGCAGGGCAGCTTGCCGACGAGAATGAGCCGGGCCGACGCTCGACCCGGACGGTCGCCGAGGCGCTCAACAACAGCCTGAGGGCCTCGGACGACCCGCGGAAGATACTCGATGCATTTGTCCATTCTTTGGACAGCTCCTCGGATATTCGATTCCGTTCAATGGAAGCAGGTCCCGCGCCCTCTCCAAAGGACGGCCTGCGCGATCTGCATGGCGTGCCGCATTGGTTCGTGGACCTGATCGCCATCCCGGAGATGGACGCGGCATCTCCCGTCATCATCGACGGCAGGCGCGTCGGCGACATCGTGTTCATGCCGGACCTGTCAGCCGATCTGTTCGAGAAATGGGTCGGCTTCCTGGCGCTGACGAGCCTCATCGCCGTGCTGATGATGCTGACCGGGACCATTGCCTATCTCTTTGCGGGATCGGTGCTGCGTCCCCTGCAAGATCTCGGCGCGGGCCTCACGCGAATCCGGCGCGGCGATTATGCAACGCCTATCCCGGTCGCAGGACCGCAGGAGATCCGGCAGAGCTGCGAGGAAGCCAATGCGCTGGCGATGACGCTCGCGCAATTGAGTCAGGATAATCGCGACCTGTTGCACCGCCTGGTGTCGCTCCAGGACGACGAGCGGCGCGATCTCGCGCGCGAGCTGCACGACGAGCTCGGCCCGCTGCTGTTCGGCATCCGCGCCAGCACGATCGCGCTGAGCGAGGCCTTGCCGGCGGGAAATCTCGGCAATCCGGCGCAGGAGGTGATGCGATCCGTCGAAGCGCTCCAGCAGACCAACCGCCGCATCCTCGACCGGCTGCGGCCGCTCTACATCGAGGAATTGGGGCTCGAGACCAGCGTGCAGACGCTGCTCCAGAACTTTCGCAGACAGGCGCCGCATATCAGCCTGACGGTCACGATCGATCCTGGCCTGAACGAGATCGACCGACCGCTGGCCCAGACCGTCTATCGCCTGATCCAGGAGGCGCTGACCAACGTGCTGCGCCACGCCGGGGCGAACAATGTCCATGTGCTGGCGACCATGGCCGGCAAGGTGCTCACGATTGAGATCTCCGACGACGGCGGCGGCTTTCCCGCCGACAACGTCTTCGGCCGCGGCCTGACGGGCATGCACGAGCGCGTGCGCGCGCTCAGCGGATCGCTGTCACTGCTGCGCGCCGACGAGCGCACCTATGTACGCTGTCGCCTGCCGGTCGAGACGGCGCGGGACGAGCCGGCTGCCGGCTAG